Proteins encoded by one window of Microplitis demolitor isolate Queensland-Clemson2020A chromosome 6, iyMicDemo2.1a, whole genome shotgun sequence:
- the LOC103573837 gene encoding fatty acyl-CoA reductase 1: MDPTNSIPAFYAGKSVFITGATGFMGKVLVEKLLRSCPEVREIFVLMRPKKGISIDNRVRQLLSLPLYDRLRKERPSAIDKVVPIEGDTMKEGLGIPDFERKVLIERVSVVFHVAASVRFDDPLKAAVFTNTRSTRDMCILAAQMKKLVSFMHVSTTYNQADKPVVEEKLYPFDTDWKKMIKIAENLDDELLKTFTPKFLGSFPNTYTFTKRLAERVISDYSHAIPAIVFRPSIVISTLKEPVAGWVDNFNGPVGLMVGGGKGVLRVVYGDSKLKADFIPVDVAIKAMIVASWKRGINTITRDPSVHVYNCSSADIKNLSVDELKRMALMCASKNPLEGIIWRPSISYTTNALYYYTLMLLTHLLPALLLDAVLTLSGHKPILAKLQRRVYIANTALSHFLTHEWQFKNENMFGLISDVSPSDLDDFQFDYASFDVAYYFQNCLTGAKKYLLNEKVNNTSATRSHLNRMIWIDRIFKGLLFLSIIWFIYKSDIYSYFINIYDY, from the exons ATGGATCCAACAAATTCAATTCCTGCATTTTATGCTGGAAAGAGTGTTTTTATAACAGGAGCTACTGGATTTATGGGTAAAGTTCTtgtggaaaaattattacgatCTTGTCCAGAAGTTCgtgaaatatttgttttaatgagACCAAAAAAAGGGATATCTATTGACAATAGAGTACGTCAATTATTAAGTCTTCCG ctTTATGATAGGTTGAGAAAAGAAAGACCTTCTGCAATCGATAAAGTTGTTCCCATCGAAGGCGATACGATGAAAGAAGGCTTAGGAATTCCTGATTTTGAACGaaaagttttaattgaaaGAGTTTCTGTCGTTTTTCATGTTGCTGCTAGTGTTAGATTTGATGACCCATTGAAAGCAGCTGTTTTTACAAATACTAGATCTACTAGAGATATGTGTATTCTTGCAGCTCAAATGAAAAAACTTGTT TCATTTATGCACGTCAGTACAACTTATAATCAAGCTGATAAACCGGTTGTTGAAGAAAAATTGTATCCATTTGACAccgattggaaaaaaatgattaaaattgcCGAGAATTTAGATGATGAATTACTCAAAACTTTTACACCCAA aTTTTTGGGAAGTTTTCCAAAtacttatacttttacaaaacgTTTAGCTGAACGAGTTATTAGTGATTATTCACACGCGATACCGGCTATAGTATTTCGACCGTCAATTg TTATATCAACGTTGAAAGAACCAGTCGCCGGGTgggtagataattttaatggtCCAGTAGGACTGATGGTTGGCGGAGGTAAAGGAGTATTACGAGTTGTTTATGgtgattcaaaattaaaagctGATTTTATTCCTGTTGATGTCGCTATTAAAGCTATGATCGTTGCAAGTTGGAAACGAGGAATAAATAC TATAACTAGAGATCCTTCTGTACACGTATACAATTGTTCTTCAgcagatattaaaaatttatctgttgaTGAACTTAAACGTATGGCTTTGATGTGTGCATCAAAAAATCCACTTGAAGGCATTATTTGGCGACCATCTATTAGTTATACTACCAACGCTTTATATTACTATACCCTGATGTTACTAACACATCTTTTACCAGCTCTATTACTTGACGCTGTTCTCACTTTGAGTGGACATAAGccaat tcTAGCTAAGTTACAAAGGCGAGTTTATATCGCAAATACAGCTTTGTCGCATTTTCTAACCCACGAATggcaatttaaaaatgaaaatatgttCGGATTAATATCCGACGTTTCACCATCAGATTTAGATGATTTTCAATTCGATTACGCTTCTTTTGATGTAGCGTACTACTTTca AAATTGTTTGACGGgtgcaaaaaaatatcttctcaatgaaaaagtaaacaatACATCCGCTACAAGGTCGCACTTGAacag